The Lysobacter gummosus genome includes a region encoding these proteins:
- the prpE gene encoding propionate--CoA ligase: protein MRYEEFHRRSIEQPEAFWAEQAQAIHWHTPPQQILDYSRPPFRRWFAGGETNLCYNAIDRHLDERGDQLALVAVSSETGQTRELSYRELHREVNTFAAALKSLDVGRGDRVVIYMPNMAEAVFAMLACARIGAVHSVVFGGFAAHNLALRIDDAEPKLLICADAGMRGGKVIPYKPLVDAACAEASMPPPHVLIVGRGLDPDHSIVEGRDVDYAALRARYDGVEVDVQWLESNEPSYLLYTSGTTGKPKGVQRDVGGYAVALALSMWSIYDIRAGQVMFSTSDVGWAVGHSYNVYGPLIAGATSVLYEGLPTNPDPGIWWRICEQYGVRTMFSSPTGIRVLKKQDPSWLKKHDLSQLQWLFLAGEPLDEPTAHWITDGIGKTIIDNYWQTETGWPVLALMPGLDMKPVKFGSPGLPTPGYHLRVIDEATGKDVGANEKGVLVIVPPLPPGCMTTVWNDDARFLSSYFGHFKELLYSSLDWAIRDDDGYTFILGRTDDVINVAGHRLGTREIEESVASYASVAEAAVIGVHDELKGQVPVVFATLKPSGEQDPKLAAAGMQQCVVQLLGAVARPARVYVVNALPKTRSGKLLRRSIQALAEDRDPGDLSTLDDPAALDEVRRALERGADAGG, encoded by the coding sequence ATGCGCTATGAGGAGTTTCACCGCCGCTCGATCGAGCAGCCCGAAGCGTTCTGGGCCGAGCAGGCCCAAGCGATCCATTGGCATACCCCGCCGCAGCAGATCCTGGACTATTCCCGGCCGCCGTTCCGGCGCTGGTTCGCCGGCGGCGAAACCAATCTTTGCTACAACGCCATCGACCGCCACCTGGACGAACGCGGCGATCAACTGGCCCTGGTCGCGGTCTCCAGCGAAACCGGGCAAACCCGGGAGCTGAGCTACCGCGAGCTGCATCGCGAGGTGAACACCTTCGCCGCGGCGCTGAAGTCGCTGGATGTCGGCCGCGGCGACCGGGTCGTGATCTACATGCCGAACATGGCCGAAGCGGTGTTCGCGATGCTGGCCTGCGCGCGCATCGGCGCGGTGCATTCGGTGGTGTTCGGCGGTTTCGCCGCGCACAACCTGGCGCTGCGCATCGACGACGCCGAACCCAAGCTGCTGATCTGCGCCGACGCCGGCATGCGCGGCGGCAAGGTCATCCCGTACAAGCCGCTGGTCGATGCCGCCTGCGCCGAGGCCTCCATGCCGCCGCCGCACGTGCTGATCGTCGGCCGCGGGCTCGATCCGGATCACTCCATCGTCGAAGGCCGCGATGTAGATTACGCCGCGCTGCGCGCGCGCTACGACGGCGTCGAAGTCGACGTGCAGTGGCTGGAGTCCAACGAACCCAGCTACCTGCTCTACACCTCCGGCACCACCGGCAAGCCCAAGGGCGTGCAGCGCGATGTCGGCGGCTACGCGGTCGCGCTGGCCTTGTCGATGTGGTCGATCTACGACATCCGCGCCGGCCAGGTGATGTTCTCCACCTCCGACGTCGGCTGGGCGGTCGGCCACTCCTACAACGTCTACGGCCCGCTGATCGCCGGCGCCACCTCGGTGTTGTACGAAGGCCTGCCGACGAATCCCGATCCCGGCATCTGGTGGCGCATCTGCGAGCAATACGGCGTGCGCACCATGTTCTCCTCGCCGACCGGCATCCGCGTGCTGAAGAAGCAAGACCCGTCGTGGTTGAAGAAACACGATCTGTCGCAGCTGCAGTGGCTGTTCCTCGCCGGCGAGCCGTTGGACGAGCCGACCGCGCACTGGATCACCGACGGCATCGGCAAGACCATCATCGACAACTATTGGCAAACCGAAACCGGCTGGCCGGTGCTGGCGCTGATGCCGGGGCTGGACATGAAACCGGTCAAGTTCGGTTCGCCCGGTTTGCCGACGCCGGGCTATCACCTGCGCGTGATCGACGAAGCCACGGGCAAGGATGTCGGCGCCAACGAAAAAGGCGTGCTGGTGATCGTGCCGCCGCTGCCGCCGGGCTGCATGACCACGGTGTGGAACGACGACGCCCGCTTCCTGTCGAGCTATTTCGGCCATTTCAAGGAACTGCTGTACAGCTCGCTGGACTGGGCGATCCGCGACGACGACGGCTACACCTTCATCCTCGGCCGCACCGACGATGTCATCAACGTCGCCGGCCATCGCCTGGGCACGCGCGAGATCGAGGAGTCCGTCGCCAGTTACGCCAGCGTCGCCGAAGCTGCGGTGATCGGCGTGCACGACGAACTCAAGGGCCAGGTGCCGGTGGTGTTCGCCACTTTGAAGCCGTCCGGCGAGCAGGACCCCAAGCTCGCCGCGGCCGGCATGCAGCAATGCGTGGTGCAGTTGCTCGGCGCGGTCGCGCGGCCGGCGCGGGTGTACGTGGTCAATGCGCTGCCCAAGACCCGGTCGGGAAAATTACTGCGGCGTTCGATCCAGGCGCTGGCCGAAGACCGCGATCCCGGCGATCTGTCCACGTTGGACGATCCGGCGGCCCTGGACGAAGTGCGCCGCGCGCTCGAACGTGGTGCCGATGCGGGCGGATGA